One region of Macadamia integrifolia cultivar HAES 741 chromosome 11, SCU_Mint_v3, whole genome shotgun sequence genomic DNA includes:
- the LOC122094141 gene encoding protein N-terminal glutamine amidohydrolase: protein MTTSDMEVPSAVDSPSTASVDISMFDYTPSYCEENVYLLCKKLCMIGVADAEGSDLFVVFISNENRHVPLWHQKASSRADGVILWDYHVICIQKNREGKALYQVWDLASTLPFPAPLAHYVSEVVQPSFQLYPEYQRLFRVVHAPLFLRFFASDRRHMKDSVGNWISPPPTHENIVAEDGTVHNLDEYIRVSAADVVPDIRDDSFKAVLSQKFGLVINESQLEGFFTSFVDN, encoded by the exons ATGACGACTTCGGATATGGAGGTTCCTTCAGCTGTGGATTCTCCCAGTACGGCTTCTGTTGATATCTCCATGTTCGATTATACACCTTCTTACTG tgagGAGAATGTATACCTTCTTTGCAAGAAATTATGCATGATTGGAGTGGCAGATGCGGAAGGGTCTGATCTTTTTGTCGTGTTCATTTCAAATGAGAACAGGCAT GTTCCACTATGGCATCAGAAAGCTAGCTCAAGAGCTGATGGAGTTATTCTCTGGGATTACCATGTCATCTGCATCCAG AAAAATAGGGAAGGCAAGGCTCTTTATCAGGTGTGGGATCTGGCTTCAACTCTTCCTTTTCCTGCTCCCTTAGCCCATTATGTATCAGAAGTTGTTCAGCCATCGTTTCAGCTGTATCCCGAGTATCAGAG GCTATTTCGGGTAGTGCATGCTCCACTTTTCCTTCGGTTCTTTGCATCTGATAGAAGACATATGAAGGATTCTGTTGGAAATTGGATATCTCCACCTCCCACACATGAAAATATAGTTGCTGAAG ATGGAACTGTGCACAACCTAGATGAGTACATCCGTGTCAGTGCTGCAGACGTGGTCCCAGATATCAGAGATGATTCATTCAAAGCAGTGTTATCCCAAAAATTTGGCTTGGTAATAAATGAAAGTCAGTTGGAGGGCTTCTTTACCTCATTTGTTGATAATTGA
- the LOC122094140 gene encoding tRNA-uridine aminocarboxypropyltransferase 2: MEEEEADLPNFELEEASGKNNDDGRNQSGKREICLNGCDRPANVCLCNELPSEPILTSTQILILHHPHELRHRLATVPILCKCLQNCQTLIGRRLRLGSFPLLDSLHNSYINNHCGARRAVFLFPGTDSSPAIELNQWFSSFSSSDEDASSDLVLIVFDGTWKHAKEMVAASLPFLSKFASKVCLDYDVNVEGETIFDSELVLRKEPFRGCMSTIEAVARSLRVLEPNGVEVEQRLISILRAMVRFQTSYLKPLKPRPKLSKKRKEDNKKSSSLQLGS; the protein is encoded by the coding sequence atggaagaagaagaagcagatcTCCCAAACTTCGAATTAGAAGAAGCGAGCGGGAAGAACAACGACGACGGAAGGAACCAATCAGGGAAGCGAGAGATATGCTTGAACGGCTGCGATCGACCTGCTAACGTATGTCTCTGCAACGAATTGCCCTCGGAACCTATCTTAACCTCCACCCAGATCCTTATCCTACACCACCCACACGAGCTCCGTCACAGGCTCGCCACCGTTCCCATCCTCTGCAAATGCCTCCAAAACTGCCAAACCCTAATTGGCCGCCGCCTCCGCCTGGgctctttccctcttcttgaTTCCCTCCACAACTCCTACATCAACAATCACTGTGGAGCCCGCCGAGCCGTCTTCCTCTTTCCTGGCACGGATTCTTCGCCAGCGATTGAATTGAATCaatggttttcttctttttcttcttcagatgAGGATGCGTCGAGTGATTTGGTTCTGATTGTGTTTGATGGGACTTGGAAGCATGCGAAAGAGATGGTGGCTGCGAGTCTTCCATTCTTGTCCAAGTTTGCTTCAAAAGTTTGTTTGGATTATGATGTGAATGTGGAGGGTGAGACCATATTTGACTCGGAATTGGTCTTAAGGAAGGAACCATTTCGTGGGTGTATGAGTACTATCGAGGCTGTTGCTCGTTCTTTGCGGGTTCTCGAGCCTAATGGGGTTGAGGTTGAACAGAGATTGATTTCGATTTTGAGAGCTATGGTCCGGTTCCAAACTTCGTACTTGAAGCCTTTGAAACCAAGGCCTAAGCTGTCcaagaaaaggaaggaagacAACAAAAAGAGCAGCTCTTTACAGTTGGGTTCGTGA